From a region of the Longimicrobiaceae bacterium genome:
- a CDS encoding DUF5916 domain-containing protein, whose amino-acid sequence MSLKRAVPPLAVLLALAGHANAQSAPAPKAAAVTAPQVVLGATRITGAAPTIDGKLDDAAWQQAPVATGFVQRAPNAGAPGSAPTEVRVLYGGDAVYVAARMHDRPDSIAAQLSRRDDGSTYSDWMYVMLDSDDGNRSAYVLGVNPREVQQDFIMEEDGTQDATWDAVWQVRTRVDSAGWTAEFRIPLSQLRYDPHHTVWGLNFQRTIARREEDDYWSPIPPDAAGFISRFGQLDGLVGLGSPTRLELNPYATSRVTRAPGTSTDPFYSRNSPSASAGVDMRYGLTPNMTLTATVNPDFGQVEADPSVVNLTAFETSFPEQRPFFVQDARIFQFKLGGSAGQLLYSRRIGAPPRGSVPGDAAFADVPERTTILGAVKLSGKTSNGWRIGVLDALTSQEDARFTTVDGTRGSSPVEPLANFGTVRVMKDLNGGASGLGAIVTTVNRRMQPGLEFLRSSAVAAGMDGRHRFGGGNYEMSGYLVGSNVRGSTEAITRTQRSSAHYFQRPGADYLGVDSTLTSLSGVIGDLELKKIGGGSWTWETGARARSPGLEINDLGFQNQTDRIEEYGGLGYSHYKAGSVFKNWYLHGFQRMQWTFGHERVQTYLNAQGSFQLLNYQGGSALVERYQPAISTSELRGGASLRTPGQTALTLSAFGDRRRKVTWSVLGYGALEDGTGGNALTIAPALELRPSPRMELSLEPTLAWNTVPAQFVDQADDDAGVRHYYFARLAQTTTALTARLSYTFTPRLSLQYYAQPFISAGRYSAAKEVADPAARSFDQRFRPATLSEQPDFNFKAFNSNAVMRWEYRPGSTLFVVWNSALQQTAADGSYDLIRDSSRLFRSDGTNVLLIKLSYWLGL is encoded by the coding sequence ATGTCTTTGAAGCGAGCCGTTCCGCCGCTGGCGGTCCTGCTGGCGCTGGCGGGCCACGCGAACGCCCAGTCCGCCCCCGCGCCCAAGGCTGCCGCCGTCACCGCGCCGCAGGTCGTGCTTGGCGCCACGCGCATCACCGGCGCGGCGCCCACGATCGACGGCAAGCTGGACGACGCGGCGTGGCAGCAGGCGCCCGTGGCGACCGGCTTCGTGCAGCGCGCCCCCAACGCCGGCGCGCCCGGCAGCGCCCCCACCGAGGTGCGCGTGCTGTACGGCGGCGACGCGGTGTACGTGGCGGCGCGCATGCACGACCGGCCGGACTCCATCGCCGCGCAGCTCTCGCGGCGCGACGACGGCAGCACGTACTCGGACTGGATGTACGTGATGCTGGACAGCGACGACGGCAACCGCTCGGCCTACGTGCTGGGCGTGAACCCGCGCGAGGTGCAGCAGGACTTTATCATGGAGGAGGACGGCACGCAGGACGCCACGTGGGACGCGGTGTGGCAGGTGCGCACCCGCGTGGACTCGGCCGGCTGGACGGCGGAGTTCCGCATCCCCCTCTCGCAGCTCCGCTACGACCCGCACCACACGGTGTGGGGCCTCAACTTCCAGCGCACGATCGCCCGCCGGGAAGAGGACGACTACTGGTCGCCGATCCCGCCGGACGCCGCGGGCTTCATCTCCCGCTTCGGGCAGCTCGATGGCCTGGTGGGCCTGGGCTCGCCCACGCGGCTGGAGCTGAACCCGTACGCCACCTCGCGGGTGACGCGGGCGCCGGGCACCTCGACGGACCCGTTCTACTCGCGCAACTCGCCGTCGGCCTCGGCCGGCGTGGACATGCGCTATGGGCTGACGCCCAACATGACGCTGACCGCCACGGTGAACCCGGACTTCGGCCAGGTGGAGGCGGACCCGTCGGTGGTGAACCTGACGGCGTTCGAGACCAGCTTCCCCGAGCAGCGCCCGTTCTTCGTGCAGGACGCCCGCATCTTCCAGTTCAAGCTGGGCGGCAGCGCGGGCCAGCTCCTGTACAGCCGCCGCATCGGCGCGCCGCCGCGCGGCTCGGTGCCGGGTGACGCGGCGTTCGCGGACGTGCCGGAGCGGACGACGATCCTGGGCGCGGTGAAGCTGTCGGGGAAGACGTCGAACGGGTGGCGGATCGGGGTGCTGGACGCGCTCACGTCGCAGGAGGACGCGCGCTTCACCACGGTGGACGGGACGCGCGGCAGCTCGCCGGTGGAGCCGCTGGCCAACTTCGGCACGGTGCGGGTGATGAAGGACCTGAACGGCGGCGCCAGCGGCCTGGGCGCCATCGTCACCACCGTGAACCGCCGTATGCAGCCGGGGCTGGAGTTCCTGCGCTCGTCCGCCGTCGCGGCGGGGATGGACGGGCGGCACCGCTTCGGCGGCGGCAACTACGAGATGAGCGGATATCTCGTCGGCAGCAACGTGCGCGGCAGCACGGAGGCCATCACCCGCACGCAGCGCAGCTCGGCGCACTACTTCCAGCGGCCCGGCGCGGACTACCTGGGCGTGGACAGCACGCTCACGTCCCTCTCGGGCGTGATCGGCGACCTGGAGCTGAAGAAGATCGGCGGCGGGAGCTGGACGTGGGAGACGGGCGCACGGGCGCGCTCGCCGGGCCTGGAGATCAACGACCTGGGCTTCCAGAACCAGACCGACCGCATCGAGGAGTACGGCGGCCTGGGCTACTCGCACTACAAGGCCGGCTCGGTCTTCAAGAACTGGTACCTGCACGGCTTCCAGCGCATGCAGTGGACGTTCGGGCACGAGCGGGTGCAGACGTACCTGAACGCGCAAGGCAGCTTCCAGCTCCTCAACTACCAGGGCGGCAGCGCGCTGGTGGAGCGCTACCAGCCCGCCATCTCCACCAGCGAGCTGCGCGGCGGTGCGTCGCTGAGGACGCCGGGGCAGACGGCGCTCACCCTCTCCGCGTTCGGCGACCGGCGGCGCAAGGTGACGTGGAGCGTGCTGGGGTATGGCGCCCTCGAGGACGGCACCGGCGGCAACGCGCTGACCATCGCCCCGGCGCTGGAGCTGCGGCCCTCGCCGCGGATGGAGCTGTCGCTGGAGCCCACGCTGGCGTGGAACACGGTGCCTGCCCAGTTCGTGGACCAGGCCGACGACGACGCGGGGGTGCGGCACTACTACTTCGCGCGGCTGGCGCAGACCACCACGGCGCTCACCGCCCGGCTCAGCTACACCTTCACGCCGCGCCTGTCGCTCCAGTACTACGCGCAGCCCTTCATCTCCGCCGGCCGCTACTCGGCCGCGAAGGAGGTGGCGGACCCCGCGGCGAGAAGCTTCGACCAGCGTTTCCGCCCGGCCACGCTGAGCGAGCAGCCGGACTTCAACTTCAAGGCGTTCAACTCCAACGCGGTGATGCGCTGGGAGTACCGCCCGGGCTCCACGCTGTTCGTGGTGTGGAACTCCGCCCTCCAGCAGACGGCCGCGGACGGCTCGTACGACCTGATCCGCGACTCCAGCCGCCTGTTCCGCTCCGACGGCACCAACGTGCTGCTGATCAAGCTGAGCTACTGGCTGGGCCTGTAG